One Sulfolobus sp. S-194 DNA segment encodes these proteins:
- a CDS encoding arginine deiminase family protein: MSHHNMSVRAEWEKLREVVVHKPGYEVLFALLNPSQFLFERSFSLTKARREHDKLRKTLEKEGVRVHRLKGVIITKMRNNYSFLEKVKSLVGVDTDDPNYLIELLILNPVIKDENVIIADPLPNLYFMRDQQITTNDGIIIGKMATKQRERETEVTKLFWEALGIKYKEIKKGKLEGGDYFPMKDFHIIGIGNRTDFTGASNLFNLGEVAVVYETRKEFFHLDMFFNVPSSNTVVGVKKLMEESRTEVYNHGKLVEVTNLYEYVKKKGFNIIEIDENEAKMQLGNFLTIDDGKIISPRYSKKFRELDVIEVNVENLTGGNGGIHCMTGVVRRG; encoded by the coding sequence ATGTCTCATCATAATATGTCTGTAAGAGCAGAATGGGAAAAGTTAAGAGAAGTCGTTGTACACAAACCAGGTTACGAAGTATTATTTGCACTGCTTAACCCTTCACAATTTCTTTTTGAAAGATCCTTTAGCTTAACTAAAGCTAGGAGAGAGCATGATAAACTAAGAAAAACGTTAGAAAAGGAGGGAGTTAGGGTCCATAGATTAAAAGGTGTAATAATAACTAAAATGAGGAACAACTATTCTTTTTTGGAAAAAGTTAAAAGCCTTGTGGGAGTCGATACTGATGATCCTAATTATCTAATAGAACTCCTCATCCTAAACCCGGTTATAAAAGATGAGAATGTAATTATAGCAGATCCCTTACCTAACCTTTACTTTATGAGAGATCAACAAATTACAACAAATGATGGCATAATAATAGGAAAAATGGCGACCAAACAGAGAGAAAGAGAAACAGAAGTTACTAAACTCTTTTGGGAAGCTTTAGGAATAAAGTATAAAGAAATCAAGAAGGGTAAACTAGAAGGAGGTGATTATTTTCCGATGAAGGATTTTCACATTATAGGTATTGGTAATAGGACTGATTTTACTGGAGCATCAAATCTGTTTAACTTAGGTGAGGTCGCTGTAGTTTATGAGACTCGTAAGGAGTTTTTTCATTTAGATATGTTCTTTAACGTTCCATCGTCAAATACTGTTGTTGGTGTGAAGAAACTAATGGAAGAGAGTAGAACCGAAGTGTACAATCACGGAAAACTTGTTGAAGTAACTAATTTGTATGAGTATGTTAAAAAGAAGGGTTTTAACATAATAGAAATTGATGAGAATGAGGCTAAAATGCAATTAGGCAATTTTCTAACTATAGATGATGGTAAGATAATTTCACCTAGATATAGTAAAAAGTTTAGGGAATTAGACGTTATTGAAGTTAATGTAGAAAACTTGACTGGAGGAAATGGAGGAATACATTGTATGACTGGAGTAGTTAGGAGAGGATAA
- a CDS encoding peroxiredoxin, producing the protein MSEERIPLIGERFPEMEVITTQGRIKLPDDYKGRWFVLFSHPGDFTPVCTTEFYSFAKKYEEFKKLNTELIGLSVDSNISHIEWIMWIEKNLKVEIPFPIIADPMGNVAKRLGMIHAESSTSTVRAVFIVDDKGIVRLIMYYPMEIGRNIDEILRSIRALQLVDKSGVVIPANWPNNELIGNKVINPPPRTVKDAKLRINQPFDWWFTYKEI; encoded by the coding sequence ATGAGTGAGGAAAGAATTCCATTAATAGGAGAAAGATTCCCAGAAATGGAAGTTATAACTACGCAAGGCAGGATAAAACTACCTGATGACTATAAAGGGAGATGGTTTGTATTATTTAGCCATCCTGGAGATTTCACACCGGTGTGCACTACGGAGTTCTACTCATTTGCAAAGAAATACGAGGAGTTCAAGAAGTTGAATACTGAACTAATAGGACTTTCAGTAGATAGTAACATTTCACACATCGAATGGATAATGTGGATAGAAAAGAACTTGAAAGTCGAAATTCCATTCCCAATTATAGCAGATCCTATGGGAAATGTAGCCAAAAGATTAGGAATGATACATGCAGAATCCTCAACCTCTACCGTTAGGGCTGTATTTATCGTCGATGATAAGGGTATAGTTAGGTTAATTATGTATTATCCCATGGAAATCGGAAGGAATATAGATGAGATTTTAAGAAGTATAAGAGCATTACAGTTAGTAGATAAAAGCGGTGTAGTTATTCCAGCAAATTGGCCTAACAATGAGCTTATCGGCAATAAGGTAATTAATCCGCCACCAAGAACAGTTAAAGATGCTAAATTAAGAATAAATCAGCCATTTGATTGGTGGTTTACGTATAAAGAAATATGA
- a CDS encoding HoxN/HupN/NixA family nickel/cobalt transporter — MGSKTLTKMVLMGLFFIINIILTMIFYFTLFNLPKENLYIQTDNGILTGTFITLGILAYTFGLRHAVDADHLAAIDNVTRKLLQEGRNPVFVGTFFSLGHSTVVILLSLMLVIASRYVINSLPSIENTGSIIGTLISGGFLYIIAFLNTLVLLELYGVYKTIKRDKNLDEKKLNELLLKRGFMNRFFSKLFKIVTSEWQMYIIGFLFGLGFDTATEVAILAISATVAGAFSSIPITTILILPGLFALGMSLIDTLDGLFMRSAYGWAFRNPLGKIWYNLTMTFISILVAYGIGTIELFGLIVSEFNLHGPFWDQINALNNVYWESIGYFVVLTFAITWVISALVYKMRIKQLGINK, encoded by the coding sequence ATGGGTTCAAAAACCTTAACAAAAATGGTATTGATGGGTTTATTTTTTATTATAAATATTATTTTGACTATGATTTTTTATTTCACTTTATTTAATTTACCAAAAGAGAATTTATACATACAGACTGATAATGGTATACTAACTGGAACTTTCATAACTCTTGGTATTTTAGCTTATACATTTGGATTAAGACATGCAGTAGACGCTGATCATCTTGCTGCGATAGACAATGTTACCAGAAAACTTCTTCAAGAAGGAAGAAACCCAGTGTTCGTTGGTACATTCTTCTCGTTAGGTCATTCAACTGTAGTTATCCTTCTAAGTCTGATGCTAGTCATAGCTTCAAGGTATGTTATAAATAGTTTACCAAGCATAGAGAATACGGGTAGTATTATAGGAACTTTAATAAGCGGAGGGTTTTTATATATAATAGCATTCTTGAATACTCTAGTCCTTTTAGAATTATATGGAGTTTATAAAACTATTAAGAGGGACAAAAATCTTGATGAAAAGAAATTAAATGAACTTTTGCTAAAGAGGGGTTTCATGAATAGATTTTTCAGTAAATTGTTTAAGATAGTTACTTCAGAATGGCAAATGTACATTATAGGGTTTTTATTTGGTTTAGGCTTTGATACTGCAACTGAAGTGGCTATATTAGCTATATCTGCTACAGTAGCTGGAGCTTTCTCCTCAATCCCAATAACTACAATACTAATTTTGCCAGGATTATTTGCACTAGGTATGAGTTTGATAGATACGCTTGATGGATTGTTTATGAGATCTGCTTACGGTTGGGCTTTCAGAAATCCTTTAGGGAAAATCTGGTATAATTTGACAATGACCTTCATATCAATCTTAGTAGCTTATGGAATTGGCACAATAGAGTTGTTTGGTTTAATAGTTAGTGAGTTTAATCTTCATGGTCCATTTTGGGATCAAATAAATGCATTAAACAACGTATACTGGGAATCAATAGGTTATTTCGTGGTATTAACTTTTGCTATAACATGGGTAATTTCTGCTTTAGTATATAAAATGAGGATTAAGCAGTTAGGTATAAATAAGTAA
- a CDS encoding ABC transporter permease → MKVLKKIDFLIAFIKFYGVSSIKRGFIYVLTYMAIPLAELFLIYIISKGVFLGYGIIGGLVTVIASNGLSSTADFAYLRLEVKLQDLLVSSEVTPNDYILGLMLSNLVYSLPGIIVYILLSIIFKLFNLIMILILLLLLINTSAIGFFISTLIPHMRYSWGIGGLLSTFLSIIPPIFYPYYLLPKAFFYILYPLPTTLSALIIQNYTGLVSLSNSLLAFSWILLVTETFIFYYISLKYSRWRSV, encoded by the coding sequence GTGAAGGTCTTGAAGAAAATTGACTTTCTAATTGCTTTTATAAAATTCTATGGAGTCTCTTCAATTAAGAGAGGATTTATATACGTTTTAACGTACATGGCAATACCTTTAGCAGAACTATTTTTAATATATATAATTTCAAAAGGAGTTTTTTTAGGTTATGGAATAATAGGCGGATTAGTTACAGTAATTGCTAGTAATGGATTGTCATCAACAGCAGATTTTGCATACTTAAGACTTGAAGTTAAATTACAAGATTTACTTGTTTCTAGCGAAGTTACACCAAACGATTACATTTTGGGACTAATGTTGTCTAACCTTGTTTACTCTTTACCAGGAATTATAGTCTATATATTACTTTCAATAATCTTCAAATTATTTAATCTAATTATGATCTTAATACTCTTACTTTTACTGATTAATACATCAGCAATAGGTTTCTTTATAAGTACCTTAATTCCACATATGAGGTATAGTTGGGGAATAGGTGGTTTATTATCTACTTTTTTGAGCATTATTCCGCCTATTTTCTATCCTTACTATCTGTTGCCGAAAGCGTTCTTTTATATACTTTATCCTTTACCGACTACATTGTCGGCCCTAATAATTCAAAATTATACTGGTTTAGTATCTCTTTCAAACAGTTTATTAGCATTTTCGTGGATATTACTGGTCACAGAAACCTTTATCTTTTATTACATATCCCTTAAGTATAGTAGATGGAGAAGTGTATGA
- a CDS encoding ABC transporter ATP-binding protein translates to MIETINLTKIYKDGTIALDNITFSSNVKILTLLGRNGAGKTTLTRILSTQLLPSKGEAYVEGYNVIREAKKVRKIITSIPQEAQPVGMASPYEHLIMFLTAKGLSLSESESVAREALKEVGLWEVKDKPSDELSGGMKRKIFVAMALAANSEVIFLDEPTTGLDPYSRTEIWSILKTMKGKIILTTHYMEEAEELSDEVILLHKGKIIAMGSVTTLLEKLKDKVRVEGIGDIKVGRLRITYVDKREASNFVGKYVVKPISLEDLFILYAGEGLEEN, encoded by the coding sequence GTGATAGAAACTATTAATTTAACTAAGATTTACAAAGATGGAACTATTGCTCTTGACAATATTACATTTTCTAGTAATGTGAAGATTTTAACCCTTTTAGGAAGAAATGGAGCTGGGAAAACTACTCTCACAAGGATTTTGTCAACCCAACTTTTACCGAGTAAAGGAGAGGCTTACGTTGAAGGTTATAACGTAATAAGAGAAGCTAAGAAAGTTAGAAAAATAATTACTTCTATACCACAAGAGGCACAGCCAGTAGGAATGGCATCTCCTTATGAACATTTAATTATGTTTTTAACAGCTAAAGGGTTATCTCTTTCAGAATCTGAAAGTGTAGCTAGAGAAGCCTTAAAAGAAGTAGGTTTATGGGAAGTAAAAGACAAGCCCTCTGATGAACTGTCTGGAGGAATGAAGAGAAAGATCTTTGTTGCTATGGCATTAGCTGCAAATTCAGAAGTAATATTTCTTGATGAGCCTACAACCGGTTTAGATCCCTATTCAAGAACCGAAATTTGGTCAATACTAAAGACAATGAAGGGAAAAATTATATTAACTACACATTATATGGAAGAGGCTGAAGAGCTTTCAGATGAAGTTATACTTTTACATAAAGGAAAAATTATTGCAATGGGAAGTGTTACAACCTTACTGGAGAAATTAAAAGATAAAGTTAGAGTAGAGGGTATTGGCGATATAAAAGTAGGTAGGCTAAGAATAACTTATGTAGATAAGAGAGAAGCATCAAACTTTGTAGGAAAATATGTTGTGAAACCAATTAGTTTAGAGGATTTGTTTATACTATATGCAGGTGAAGGTCTTGAAGAAAATTGA
- the tsaA gene encoding tRNA (N6-threonylcarbamoyladenosine(37)-N6)-methyltransferase TrmO, whose product MSVCFKYIGYIKRKDNSASRHEIVEVIVNKEYEEGLTGIEEFSHIILVYHLHLVNEHRLVRDRDNIKIGVFATRSQFRPNPIGISVCELIKREGNVLYVRGVNAYDGTPVLDIKPYDEWDRIEKIRVPFWHNAR is encoded by the coding sequence ATGAGTGTATGCTTTAAGTACATTGGTTATATAAAGAGAAAAGACAATTCTGCCTCAAGGCACGAAATCGTAGAAGTAATTGTTAACAAGGAATATGAGGAAGGACTAACTGGAATAGAAGAATTTTCTCATATAATCCTAGTATATCATTTACATTTGGTAAATGAACATAGACTAGTAAGGGATAGAGATAACATAAAGATTGGTGTATTTGCTACAAGATCTCAATTTAGACCAAACCCTATTGGGATTTCCGTATGTGAGTTAATAAAAAGAGAGGGGAATGTATTATATGTTAGAGGAGTTAACGCATATGATGGTACTCCAGTTCTAGATATAAAACCTTATGATGAGTGGGATAGGATTGAAAAAATTAGAGTACCTTTTTGGCATAATGCTAGATAG
- a CDS encoding potassium channel protein, translated as MDKIRIWNKYIIRILETIAAPYSVLRRIYVQLVLLSIVVYTIALVFVYYQGLDWISAIYAAVNVITTVGLYAPDIYQMPSQEKLFLTVMILFTVGLFASMAQSLISTILNRNTWIDARARWRGKLMKGHIVLIGNTESILSAVKRLEILGKDYVVVTNSKKLYDELKSDKVIFGDPNDENNLLSAGIKNANSAIIAMEDDSQTLLITLKVQKLNPPLTIVTMIKDSSLIDVFKTAGADIVIPFEEFMGRIMASAAISKNFAGIVYPSSDRDYSIGVFEVKKNFKLSELPEGTIPIAILHDGKLDPYFSKETEVKPGEILFVLGNPLKFKDISKLVE; from the coding sequence GTGGATAAGATAAGGATTTGGAATAAATACATCATTAGAATTTTAGAAACAATTGCAGCACCCTATTCCGTTTTAAGAAGGATTTACGTTCAACTAGTTTTACTTAGTATAGTTGTTTATACTATAGCACTAGTTTTTGTATATTATCAAGGCCTAGATTGGATTTCAGCAATATATGCTGCAGTAAATGTTATTACAACAGTAGGACTTTATGCACCAGATATATATCAAATGCCCTCTCAAGAGAAGTTGTTTCTTACAGTAATGATCTTGTTTACTGTAGGATTATTTGCTAGTATGGCCCAATCTTTAATATCTACAATATTAAATAGGAATACTTGGATAGATGCTAGAGCAAGGTGGAGAGGTAAGCTTATGAAGGGTCATATTGTATTAATTGGTAACACAGAAAGTATTTTATCTGCGGTTAAAAGGCTTGAAATATTAGGGAAAGACTACGTAGTGGTTACTAATTCCAAAAAGCTTTATGACGAATTGAAGAGTGATAAAGTAATCTTTGGTGATCCTAATGATGAAAATAACTTACTTTCTGCTGGAATAAAAAACGCTAACTCGGCAATAATAGCTATGGAAGATGATTCGCAAACACTATTAATTACACTAAAAGTCCAAAAGCTAAACCCACCATTAACAATTGTAACGATGATAAAGGACTCATCATTAATTGACGTATTTAAAACAGCAGGAGCAGATATTGTAATTCCTTTTGAAGAATTTATGGGTAGGATTATGGCATCAGCAGCTATCTCAAAGAACTTTGCAGGAATCGTCTACCCATCAAGCGATAGGGATTATTCAATCGGAGTTTTTGAAGTAAAGAAAAACTTTAAGCTAAGCGAACTTCCAGAAGGCACAATACCCATAGCAATACTTCATGATGGAAAGCTAGATCCTTACTTTTCTAAAGAAACAGAAGTAAAGCCAGGAGAAATATTATTTGTTCTTGGAAATCCACTAAAATTTAAGGATATTAGTAAATTAGTTGAGTGA
- a CDS encoding MFS transporter yields MSDKPTKEQIYKKVAELTARIDRLPTMVLPISVILALAFGYFIALYDVIDIGIAFSGTSLPYTGLTSTQASIVVSMGLAGYIPGAILLGFFADKYGRKPMLMFTALLTAIGSLGNALSFNFPMFIVFRFITGMGIGGDLILVPTYIVEMVPAVKRGQYFNLVYIAGWAGLGLGPFLASVIDLLNPAIGWRVIFLIGATLAFIVLIIRSHASETVRMLALKGKLDEAEKIVAEMEEKAIQKTGMPLPPYNPLNYKVEEKNPFSVFKNKKYAIRIISVMLSIFFFYFGEYPYLTEFLLWAGGLSNLTKAQINELTFLYGLAGVATFLGAIALRYIVEKVRRAILTTLAYFVGMLLGVLIATIGTINYNVPLAFVGMLLTNFIGVGWSNQLNYLNGTENVPTYARATSFAFSDGAAHLGAAISTAIILPIISSIGALPTWVLFQVPMVIMGIVLIFVLPNTIGQSLEKINEAEAGA; encoded by the coding sequence ATGTCAGACAAGCCTACAAAAGAACAAATCTATAAAAAAGTGGCTGAGTTGACTGCAAGAATTGATAGATTACCTACAATGGTTTTACCAATATCGGTAATTCTTGCATTAGCATTTGGATACTTTATAGCATTATACGATGTAATAGATATTGGTATTGCCTTCTCTGGAACATCACTACCATATACTGGCTTAACTTCAACTCAAGCTTCTATTGTAGTCTCTATGGGATTAGCTGGCTATATACCTGGAGCAATACTTCTGGGATTTTTTGCTGATAAGTACGGTAGGAAACCAATGTTAATGTTTACTGCATTACTAACAGCTATAGGTAGCTTAGGAAACGCATTATCATTTAATTTCCCAATGTTTATAGTCTTTAGATTTATAACCGGTATGGGAATTGGCGGTGATTTAATATTAGTACCAACTTACATAGTAGAAATGGTCCCAGCAGTAAAAAGAGGACAGTATTTTAACCTAGTTTATATTGCTGGATGGGCTGGTTTAGGATTAGGACCGTTTCTAGCCTCAGTAATTGACTTATTAAACCCAGCAATTGGTTGGAGGGTAATATTCTTAATTGGTGCTACTTTAGCATTTATAGTATTGATAATAAGGTCTCACGCTAGCGAAACTGTAAGAATGTTAGCGTTAAAAGGAAAACTTGATGAAGCTGAAAAAATTGTAGCTGAAATGGAAGAGAAAGCAATACAGAAAACAGGTATGCCATTACCTCCTTATAATCCCTTAAATTATAAGGTTGAGGAGAAAAATCCCTTTAGTGTATTTAAGAACAAGAAGTACGCAATAAGGATAATTTCTGTGATGTTGTCTATCTTCTTCTTCTATTTTGGAGAATATCCATACTTAACAGAATTCTTGTTATGGGCTGGAGGATTATCAAATCTTACAAAGGCCCAGATTAACGAGTTAACGTTTTTATATGGTTTGGCTGGTGTTGCAACATTTTTAGGGGCTATAGCATTAAGATATATAGTTGAAAAAGTAAGGAGAGCTATTTTAACTACTTTAGCATATTTTGTCGGAATGCTGTTAGGAGTACTAATTGCTACCATAGGCACTATTAATTATAATGTGCCTTTAGCATTTGTCGGAATGCTATTGACAAACTTTATTGGTGTAGGATGGAGTAATCAGTTAAATTACTTAAATGGAACCGAAAATGTGCCTACATATGCTAGAGCAACATCATTTGCTTTCAGTGATGGTGCTGCTCATTTAGGAGCTGCAATATCAACAGCAATAATATTACCAATTATAAGCAGTATAGGTGCCCTACCAACTTGGGTATTATTCCAAGTACCAATGGTCATTATGGGGATTGTGTTAATCTTTGTATTACCTAATACAATTGGTCAAAGTTTAGAGAAAATAAATGAAGCTGAAGCAGGGGCTTAA
- a CDS encoding APC family permease — protein sequence MRMVNLSKKLEPKENTIPRYLIYAQSLSSIAPLGSASAYLTYALQYSLSSTFIAGIFGVLIYFLWVLIGYEYSKVIASTGGIYEFARRSGGELLGKIAGWLYWISYAIYLPSATTYLTGIVITSEFSFPPVMVTLIEILIPIVLTLLLLSGIRPPLFYALLTSTIEVILIFILGIKVISITGFSLNPLKISVPVSDFFSGALAVGFTLAGGGASFFLGYEAIGKGKTVAKSYLYAYWIASISVLFASYFEIAFAGYSNSGMENLLNVTQYPAYYIAQKLMGNSMALLIFIFTINSLIGSVTAAYVALSRLTYSLLRKDMLKSILAVALFFLLINLIAGITGEYSLVYSLTTEASLVTLYGSHVIVSALFPLFSRKMIGFRLYHILLSFSAVILMGYGVYSNIVPYSGLTTLVGILSLIGGVIIGIISWGLEWRKLNMH from the coding sequence ATGCGTATGGTTAACTTATCCAAGAAATTAGAGCCAAAAGAAAATACGATACCAAGATATCTTATTTATGCGCAATCTTTAAGTTCCATAGCCCCTTTAGGTTCTGCCTCAGCATATTTAACATACGCTCTCCAATACTCCTTGTCCTCGACATTTATAGCTGGGATTTTTGGTGTGCTAATCTACTTTTTGTGGGTATTAATTGGATATGAGTACTCAAAAGTAATTGCTTCAACTGGAGGTATATATGAATTTGCTAGAAGGAGTGGTGGTGAACTTTTGGGGAAAATCGCTGGCTGGCTGTACTGGATAAGCTACGCTATATATTTACCTTCAGCTACAACTTACCTTACCGGAATAGTAATAACTTCTGAATTTTCTTTCCCACCTGTTATGGTCACTCTCATAGAAATATTAATTCCTATAGTTCTAACTCTTTTACTTTTAAGCGGAATAAGACCACCACTTTTTTATGCACTTTTAACTTCAACTATTGAAGTAATCTTAATATTTATCTTAGGAATAAAAGTAATATCTATTACAGGGTTCTCTTTGAATCCCTTAAAGATTTCAGTACCAGTATCAGATTTCTTTTCTGGGGCTTTAGCAGTAGGTTTTACACTTGCAGGTGGTGGTGCCTCGTTCTTTCTAGGTTATGAGGCTATAGGAAAAGGAAAAACAGTAGCAAAATCCTATCTTTATGCTTATTGGATAGCATCAATCTCAGTACTTTTTGCCTCATATTTTGAAATCGCATTCGCCGGATATTCAAATTCTGGTATGGAAAACTTACTAAATGTCACTCAGTACCCTGCATACTATATTGCACAAAAGCTTATGGGAAATAGTATGGCATTATTGATATTTATCTTTACTATAAACAGCTTAATTGGTTCTGTGACTGCCGCTTATGTAGCTTTATCCAGATTAACTTACAGCTTACTTAGAAAAGATATGTTGAAATCGATTTTAGCAGTAGCTTTGTTCTTTCTTTTAATCAATTTGATAGCTGGGATTACTGGTGAGTACTCCCTAGTATACTCACTAACTACAGAAGCCTCTCTAGTTACTTTGTACGGTTCACATGTAATAGTGTCTGCTTTATTCCCACTATTTTCAAGGAAAATGATAGGATTTAGGCTATATCATATCTTGTTATCATTTTCAGCAGTTATTTTAATGGGATACGGTGTTTACTCAAATATAGTGCCGTACTCTGGTTTAACAACATTAGTTGGAATACTTTCATTAATTGGAGGTGTAATAATAGGAATTATAAGCTGGGGATTAGAATGGAGGAAATTAAATATGCATTAA
- a CDS encoding DEAD/DEAH box helicase produces the protein MNEKIEKAIKEMGFRDLTEVQKKTIPLMLQGKNVVVRAKTGSGKTAAYAIPILELGMKSLVVAPTRELTRQVASHIRDIGRYMDVNVAEVYGGMPYRTQTKRVKDANIIVATPGRLLDLWSKGIIDLSSFDIVIIDEADLMFEMGFIDDIKIILAQTNNRKITGLFSATIPEEIRKVIKDFIINYEEIEACIGLANVDHRFVHVEDDWRSKVKALKENKDKGVIVFVRTRNRVAKLVRLFDNAIELRGDLPQSVRNRNIDAFREGEYDMLITTDVASRGLDIPLVEKVINFDAPQDLRTYIHRIGRTGRMGRKGEAVTFILDEYWLEKEVKKLSQKT, from the coding sequence ATGAATGAGAAAATAGAAAAAGCCATTAAAGAAATGGGTTTCAGAGATCTTACAGAAGTTCAAAAGAAAACTATCCCTTTAATGTTACAGGGAAAAAATGTGGTAGTAAGGGCAAAGACAGGTAGTGGGAAGACCGCGGCTTACGCAATACCAATTCTTGAGTTAGGAATGAAAAGTCTTGTAGTAGCACCAACTAGAGAACTTACTAGGCAAGTAGCTTCTCACATTAGGGACATAGGAAGATATATGGATGTTAATGTTGCGGAAGTTTATGGCGGGATGCCATATAGGACACAAACTAAAAGAGTTAAGGATGCAAACATAATAGTAGCTACTCCAGGAAGATTACTGGACTTATGGAGTAAAGGTATTATTGATCTCTCCTCTTTTGACATTGTAATTATAGATGAAGCTGACTTAATGTTTGAGATGGGATTTATTGATGACATAAAAATAATCTTAGCACAAACAAATAATAGGAAAATAACGGGTTTATTTTCAGCTACTATCCCAGAGGAAATAAGAAAGGTTATAAAAGATTTTATTATTAATTACGAAGAAATAGAGGCTTGCATAGGATTAGCTAATGTTGACCATAGATTTGTACACGTAGAAGATGATTGGAGAAGTAAAGTTAAAGCTTTGAAAGAAAATAAAGATAAGGGAGTTATAGTTTTCGTAAGGACAAGAAATAGAGTTGCCAAATTAGTAAGATTATTTGATAATGCAATAGAGTTAAGAGGAGATTTACCGCAAAGTGTTAGAAACAGGAATATTGATGCATTTAGAGAAGGAGAGTACGATATGTTAATAACTACTGATGTAGCATCTAGGGGTTTAGATATTCCTTTAGTAGAAAAAGTGATAAACTTTGATGCCCCGCAGGATTTAAGGACCTACATACACAGAATTGGAAGAACAGGAAGAATGGGAAGAAAAGGTGAGGCAGTAACTTTTATTTTGGATGAATATTGGTTAGAGAAAGAAGTTAAGAAGCTTAGTCAGAAAACGTAA